The Populus trichocarpa isolate Nisqually-1 chromosome 11, P.trichocarpa_v4.1, whole genome shotgun sequence genome has a segment encoding these proteins:
- the LOC7495277 gene encoding putative cyclin-D6-1, with product MKLDLENPLTSSEEHQSDTITYLFASEFDHMPSRNLLNFLETCDHFYVSFRHEAISLILQAQYSCNCGPFIPYLAVNFMDRFISRMEIPQGKPWILRLVVVSCLSLAAKMENTDFSISNFQGDEAGFIFDNKTINRMELLILDTLDWRMRSITPFSFVHFFISLSQLKDPALTQTLKDRATEIIFKAQNEIKLLKFKPSIIAASALLVASKELLPLQFPSFKFSISAFECVKEENLLNCFDTLQEMVENENGTRQC from the exons atgaagTTAGATCTTGAAAACCCGTTGACAAGCTCGGAAGAACACCAATCTGATACGATCACATATCTCTTTGCCTCTGAATTTGATCACATGCCTTCAAGAAATCTACTAAACTTCTTGGAAACATGTGATCACTTCTACGTCTCCTTTCGTCATGAAGCCATTTCCCTCATTTTACAG GCACAATATTCCTGCAACTGTGGCCCCTTTATACCCTACCTTGCAGTTAATTTCATGGATCGATTCATTTCCAGGATGGAAATTCCG CAAGGAAAGCCATGGATTCTTAGACTTGTGGTAGTCTCTTGCCTTTCCCTAGCTGCAAAGATGGAGAACACAGACTTCTCCATCTCTAATTTTCAG GGAGACGAAGCTGGTTTCATCTTTGACAACAAAACAATTAACCGAATGGAACTTCTCATCCTTGATACCTTGGATTGGAGAATGAGATCGATCACACCTTTCTCTTTTGTGCATTTCTTCATTTCATTATCGCAGCTTAAAGATCCAGCATTGACTCAAACTCTCAAGGACCGAGCTACGgagattatttttaaagctCAAAATG AAATTAAGTTACTCAAGTTCAAGCCATCTATTATTGCAGCATCAGCCCTTCTTGTAGCATCCAAAGAACTACTCCCATTGCAGTTCCCTTCTTTCAAGTTCTCAATCTCCGCTTTTGAATGTGTGAAAGAA GAGAATCTGCTTAATTGCTTTGATACACTGCAAGAAATGGTGGAGAACGAAAATGGCACGAGGCAATGTTAG
- the LOC7497000 gene encoding disease resistance RPP13-like protein 4, translated as MSSVDSSRDALTIQQIIASIPALIDLVSVAKSSIPLPLKLNTDNTITTTTLEAAAVTTTTSNVNDNNISSITTTSISTPGNSNNTAAATETATSPSTSTSTSGPAPSLASILDSGSGSTITTTTTEGGSNSDGNTTTSNYANIEDVISDGSCCMLGFSSNNPSDENKKKDKNITADVGNDGSVNPEGESNQKLHNQLEKLTRDLYYVQSACDKLKHLELHVGNQFKSLQRQGVFLQSVLRNLERVRNGTTSNHAILTKQMQLNIKLIAGMVMELKYHIPSPYKLNLANEVLKSQNVSGGDSLNLIDEILKIRGNKAFEGCSSFVDFKERYSSLDLRDKLCLLCFSVFPENSVVKKRLLMYWWVGEGFIDPKVDADKPEEVADGILKKFLEKGFVEPEIKKRRLVGFRMHSLIRYAVIFVAEKVGFFHFDSMGNPTGNFSTSQRACLIKTGEKYSRQALLDLESKPETLHALFNVNDPYPDLNTEWFSRMRNINVLCLGRWENSSKKNNEAENNEAEETRHDVEVESTEFLKGLRQQHHVEVESTEFLKGLRNMKHLKFLSLQGISRINELPETIQKLVNLKILDLNSCHNLEAIPENIVSLQKLTHLDISECYMLDYMPKGLGSLTELQVLKGFVISNLKIKNAGTLDDLRGLPKLRKLSIYTTKKDFPRVKDLKALRHITALQKLTIEWGGKSGVKKEEIRNDSRGLTRSNAFRRENIPAAIPDLPEHLVKLDLQCYPETKAPEWLLPLRLKNLQKLYIRGGHLSALGQAQGGNHKWNVKILRLKFLKELKMDWRVLHDAFPHLIYLEKFKCPKLTFFPCDGTGVWLDREKLANQTLEELELTWSFLSKSST; from the coding sequence ATGTCATCTGTTGATAGCTCTAGAGATGCATTAACCATTCAACAAATTATCGCCTCAATTCCGGCTTTGATTGATCTTGTTTCCGTTGCCAAGTCATCAATTCCTTTGCCCCTAAAATTAAATACCGATAACacaatcaccaccaccactcttGAGGCTGCCGctgtcaccaccaccaccagcaacGTTAATGACAACAATATTAGCAGTATCACCACCACTTCCATATCCACACCAGGAAACAGTAATAATACTGCAGCTGCCACAGAAACCGCCACCTCcccctccacctccacctccacctctgGCCCGGCTCCTTCTCTGGCCTCTATCCTTGACTCCGGCTCCGGctccaccatcaccaccacaaCTACTGAAGGCGGCAGCAACAGCGACGGCAACACCACAACCAGCAATTATGCTAATATCGAGGACGTGATCAGTGATGGGAGCTGTTGTATGTTGGGATTTTCCAGCAATAATCCAAGTGATGAGAATAAGAAGAAAGACAAGAACATCACGGCCGATGTTGGCAATGATGGCAGTGTGAATCCTGAAGGTGAAAGCAACCAAAAACTGCATAATCAGTTGGAGAAATTGACCAGAGATTTATATTATGTTCAAAGCGCCTGTGACAAACTCAAACATCTAGAACTACATGTTGGTAACCAATTCAAGAGTCTTCAAAGACAAGGTGTATTCCTACAGAGTGTCTTAAGGAATTTAGAACGAGTACGAAATGGCACCACCAGTAATCATGCCATCCTAACCAAGCAAATGCAACTTAACATTAAGTTAATTGCTGGGATGGTAATGGAGTTGAAGTATCACATACCGTCACCATACAAGCTGAATTTGGCCAATGAAGTACTCAAGTCGCAAAATGTTAGTGGGGGAGATTCCCTGAATTTGATCGATGAGATTCTTAAAATACGCGGTAACAAAGCATTTGAAGGGTGTTCATCTTTTGTAGATTTTAAAGAGAGATATAGCAGTCTTGATTTAAGAGATAAGCTTTGTTTGTTGTGTTTCTCGGTGTTTCCGGAGAATTCTGTTGTCAAGAAGAGATTGCTGATGTATTGGTGGGTTGGAGAGGGTTTCATAGACCCAAAAGTTGATGCTGACAAGCCTGAGGAAGTTGCTGATGGcattttgaagaaattcttgGAGAAAGGGTTTGTTGAGCCTGAGATCAAGAAACGTAGACTGGTTGGGTTCAGGATGCACTCATTGATTCGTTATGCGGTTATTTTTGTAGCTGAAAAAGTGGGGTTCTTCCATTTTGATTCAATGGGGAATCCCACGGGGAACTTTTCAACTAGTCAGAGGGCTTGTTTGATCAAAACTGGAGAGAAATATTCTCGGCAGGCGTTGCTTGATTTGGAGTCGAAACCAGAGACACTGCACGCTTTGTTCAATGTCAACGATCCTTATCCAGATTTAAACACAGAATGGTTCTCCAGGATGAGAAACATTAATGTTCTTTGCTTGGGAAGGTGGGAGAACTCATCTAAGAAGAACAATGAAGCAGAGAACAATGAAGCAGAGGAGACCAGGCATGATGTTGAAGTGGAGAGCACCGAATTCTTGAAGGGGCTGAGGCAGCAGCATCATGTTGAAGTGGAGAGCACCGAATTCTTGAAGGGGTTGAGGAACATGAAGCATCTGAAGTTTCTCAGTCTTCAAGGAATCTCTAGGATCAACGAGCTTCCTGAAACCATCCAGAAGCTTGTCAATCTAAAGATTTTGGATCTTAATTCTTGCCACAATCTGGAGGCAATTCCAGAGAATATTGTGTCACTCCAGAAGCTGACACACTTGGACATTTCTGAGTGCTACATGCTGGATTACATGCCCAAGGGGCTTGGGTCACTTACTGAACTCCAAGTCCTTAAGGGGTTTGTAATTAgtaatctgaaaataaaaaatgcaggAACTCTTGATGATTTAAGAGGATTGCCAAAGTTGAGGAAACTGAGCATCTATACAACTAAGAAAGATTTCCCTAGAGTTAAAGACCTGAAAGCGCTAAGGCATATCACAGCGCTTCAGAAGCTAACAATTGAATGGGGAGGGAAATCCGGAGTCAAAAAAGAGGAAATTAGAAATGACTCAAGAGGACTGACAAGGAGCAATGCCTTTAGACGAGAGAACATCCCTGCAGCGATTCCTGACCTTCCTGAACATTTGGTGAAGCTGGATCTTCAGTGTTACCCTGAGACTAAGGCTCCTGAGTGGCTGTTACCTCTCAGACTGAAAAATCTTCAGAAACTCTACATCAGAGGTGGGCATCTCAGTGCTCTGGGTCAAGCTCAGGGTGGAAATCACAAGTGGAATGTCAAGATACTGCGTctcaaatttttgaaagaacTAAAGATGGATTGGAGAGTACTGCATGATGCATTTCCGCATTTGATTTACTTGGAGAAATTTAAATGTCCTAAACTGACTTTCTTCCCTTGTGATGGCACCGGAGTGTGGCTGGACAGAGAAAAGCTAGCAAACCAGACGTTGGAAGAATTAGAATTGACATGGTCTTTCCTTTCCAAAAGTTCTACTTGA
- the LOC7496999 gene encoding probable disease resistance protein At5g45490: MDDEVGSYLLNQFSGGLQSSKVSWKRDLQELEKLIRRNIENSPAKEKPSLREKLYRLNNILVECQAASFLSREGIISLWRIRNTLKEIKEELKSKDSITISSNGNFSPQRDDQGNSSNVRDTGRQSHQSVSPLVVHGFDDEITSLVKLLVYERSKEKFSAVGITGMAGAGKTTLCQEIIKREEVKKHFVPRILVSMSKKPDGNKDAKIALVERILLSLGVEENTIQSVSNSGLSALICALHVQLMGKKYMIVLDDAQEGDTWFENLYSPLPGKVKWEQSLAYGLPKGYGGTVIVTSRNKDLAKKMVGEENVHPVLPLADKEKCWLIFKDAVEQDGTLFNPPNVELEDLKKEIIRKCSGLPLAARVLGEIMKEKMEEAPVPNCHTVTVHPQLSTDNNSNV, from the coding sequence ATGGATGATGAAGTTGGAAGTTATTTGCTGAATCAATTTAGTGGTGGTCTTCAATCTTCCAAAGTTAGCTGGAAAAGAGATCTTCAGGAACTGGAGAAACTGATTCGACGAAATATTGAGAACTCACCTGCTAAAGAGAAGCCATCACTCAGGGAAAAGCTCTACCGCCTCAACAACATTTTGGTGGAATGTCAGGCAGCATCATTCTTATCTCGTGAAGGAATAATTTCCCTGTGGAGAATCAGGAATACTTTGAAAGAAATCAAGGAGGAGCTTAAATCGAAAGACTCTATTACAATTTCCTCAAATGGAAACTTTAGTCCACAACGGGATGATCAGGGGAACTCATCAAATGTTAGAGACACTGGCCGCCAGAGTCATCAATCTGTAAGTCCGCTGGTGGTTCATGGCTTCGATGATGAAATAACGTCACTGGTGAAACTGCTTGTTTACGAAAGAAGTAAAGAAAAGTTCAGTGCTGTCGGAATCACAGGGATGGCTGGTGCCGGAAAAACCACACTATGCCAAGAAAttataaagagagaagaagtGAAGAAGCACTTTGTTCCTAGGATTTTGGTAAGCATGTCGAAAAAGCCTGATGGGAACAAAGATGCCAAGATAGCTCTTGTGGAAAGAATACTGCTTTCACTTGGAGTTGAAGAAAATACCATCCAATCCGTTTCTAACAGCGGCCTTTCAGCTCTGATCTGTGCACTTCATGTGCAACTGATGGGCAAGAAGTATATGATTGTCCTCGATGATGCTCAGGAAGGAGATACGTGGTTTGAAAACCTGTATTCTCCTTTACCTGGTAAGGTTAAATGGGAGCAAAGCCTTGCGTATGGATTGCCGAAAGGCTATGGAGGAACAGTTATTGTCACGAGTAGGAATAAGGACTTGGCAAAGAAGATGGTCGGGGAGGAAAATGTACATCCCGTTCTGCCTCTTGCAGATAAAGAGAAATGCTGGCTTATTTTCAAAGATGCTGTTGAGCAAGATGGGACACTATTCAATCCCCCAAATGTGGAATTGGAGGATCTAAAAAAGGAGATCATAAGAAAGTGTTCTGGCCTTCCATTAGCAGCAAGAGTGCTTGGGgaaattatgaaagaaaaaatggaagAGGCACCTGTGCCTAATTGTCATACTGTGACAGTTCATCCACAGTTATCAACTGACAACAATTCGAATGTTTAA